The following proteins come from a genomic window of Pyxidicoccus sp. MSG2:
- a CDS encoding aldehyde dehydrogenase family protein — MHVVKLAEERMPEGVREAFDRLQARRWDVARRGAKERLARLDTLKALIIARREALADAIHADFRKPRAEVEATEVMPVLQELAHVQKHLKGWMKPRKVTTPLLLTGTSSHVQYEARGVVLVMAPWNYPFNLLVAPLVAAVAAGNTVLCKPSEKTPHTARFISELLRDAFPQDEVAVVEGGPEVGDALLRLPFDHFFFTGGPRVGRRVMEAAAKHLAGVTLELGGKSPVVVDATADVETTAERVVWGKFLNAGQTCIAPDHVWVHASKEEALLTAMKAALERFYGKSEEARRACQDFCRLVDDGAFKRVRGLMDRTVQAGARVVTGGGVDAETRYIAPTVLADVTPDAPIMEEEIFGPVLPVLRYESLDDVVAQVRAGGKPLALYVFSQDEATVERLLRETSAGGTCINTVVLHNANPNLPFGGVGQSGLGAYHGETGFRTFSHERAVLRQGRTSLAHLFFPPYSGKAQKLARLASRLFE, encoded by the coding sequence ATGCACGTGGTGAAGCTGGCGGAAGAGCGGATGCCGGAGGGTGTGCGGGAGGCGTTCGACCGCCTCCAGGCGCGCCGCTGGGACGTGGCGAGGCGGGGGGCGAAGGAGCGGCTGGCCCGGCTGGACACGCTCAAGGCGCTCATCATCGCGCGGCGGGAGGCGCTGGCGGACGCCATCCACGCGGACTTCCGCAAGCCCCGCGCCGAGGTGGAGGCCACGGAGGTCATGCCCGTGCTCCAGGAACTGGCGCACGTGCAGAAGCACCTCAAGGGGTGGATGAAGCCGCGGAAGGTGACGACGCCGCTCCTGCTCACCGGCACCTCCAGCCACGTGCAATACGAGGCGCGGGGCGTGGTGCTCGTCATGGCCCCGTGGAACTACCCCTTCAACCTGCTGGTGGCTCCGCTGGTGGCGGCGGTGGCCGCGGGCAACACCGTGCTGTGCAAGCCGAGCGAGAAGACGCCGCACACCGCGCGCTTCATCTCGGAGCTGCTGCGCGACGCCTTCCCCCAGGACGAGGTGGCGGTGGTGGAGGGCGGCCCGGAGGTGGGCGACGCGCTGCTGCGGCTGCCGTTCGACCACTTCTTCTTCACCGGCGGGCCGCGCGTGGGCCGGCGGGTGATGGAGGCGGCGGCGAAGCACCTGGCGGGGGTGACGCTGGAGCTGGGTGGCAAGTCGCCGGTGGTGGTGGACGCGACGGCGGACGTGGAGACGACGGCCGAGCGCGTGGTGTGGGGGAAGTTCCTCAACGCGGGGCAGACGTGCATCGCCCCGGACCACGTGTGGGTGCACGCCTCGAAGGAGGAGGCGCTGCTGACGGCGATGAAGGCGGCGCTGGAGCGCTTCTACGGCAAGTCGGAAGAAGCGCGGCGCGCGTGCCAGGACTTCTGCCGGCTGGTGGATGACGGAGCCTTCAAGCGGGTGCGCGGGCTGATGGACCGCACGGTGCAGGCGGGGGCGCGGGTGGTGACGGGCGGCGGGGTGGACGCGGAGACGCGCTACATCGCGCCCACGGTGCTGGCGGACGTGACGCCGGACGCGCCCATCATGGAGGAGGAGATTTTCGGGCCAGTGCTGCCGGTGCTCCGGTACGAGTCCCTGGACGACGTCGTCGCGCAGGTGCGCGCGGGTGGCAAGCCACTGGCGCTCTATGTGTTCAGCCAGGACGAGGCGACGGTGGAGCGGCTCTTGCGCGAGACGAGCGCGGGCGGCACCTGCATCAACACGGTGGTGCTGCACAACGCGAACCCCAACCTGCCCTTCGGCGGAGTCGGGCAGAGCGGCCTGGGCGCGTACCACGGCGAGACGGGCTTCCGGACGTTCAGCCACGAGCGCGCGGTGCTGCGCCAGGGGCGCACGTCGCTGGCACACCTGTTCTTCCCGCCGTACTCGGGCAAGGCGCAGAAGCTGGCACGGCTGGCGAGCCGGCTGTTCGAATAG
- a CDS encoding helix-turn-helix transcriptional regulator translates to MRRLVQVLDVELAPAKPHASLVDARRLEAADPSAFAVLVKYMQPREKAFSTSVLKQALVRPEGVVGAVVGGFYTLLSGAYPSRAFSDPAQALEWLGHPEALAAPLLAKLNDLVAEATGQSPLLRELHQVMRGKLPDVNLADVAREMGMSERTMQRRLKEAGTSFQAELNAVQVRMAQSLLLESDMKLTAVAVEVGCASLQHFSSLFRKVVGASPSSWRDMKLGKTPALETAGTVRAEEDEAPEPP, encoded by the coding sequence GTGCGGCGGCTCGTCCAGGTTCTGGACGTGGAATTGGCGCCCGCCAAGCCCCATGCCTCGCTGGTGGACGCGCGCCGGCTGGAGGCCGCGGACCCGTCCGCCTTCGCGGTGCTGGTGAAGTACATGCAGCCGCGGGAGAAGGCCTTCAGCACGTCCGTGCTGAAGCAGGCCCTGGTGCGTCCGGAGGGCGTCGTCGGCGCGGTGGTGGGCGGCTTCTACACGCTCCTGTCCGGGGCGTACCCCAGCCGCGCCTTCAGCGACCCGGCCCAGGCGCTGGAGTGGCTGGGCCACCCGGAGGCGCTCGCCGCGCCGCTGCTGGCGAAGCTGAACGACCTGGTGGCCGAGGCCACCGGCCAGTCGCCGCTGTTGCGCGAGTTGCACCAGGTGATGAGGGGCAAGCTCCCGGACGTGAACCTGGCGGACGTGGCCCGGGAGATGGGCATGTCCGAGCGGACGATGCAGCGGCGGCTGAAGGAGGCGGGCACGTCCTTCCAGGCGGAGCTCAACGCCGTGCAGGTGCGCATGGCGCAGTCGCTGCTGCTGGAGTCGGACATGAAGCTCACCGCGGTGGCGGTGGAGGTGGGCTGCGCCTCGCTCCAGCACTTCAGCAGCCTGTTCCGCAAGGTGGTGGGCGCGTCCCCCAGCTCGTGGCGGGACATGAAGCTGGGGAAGACGCCCGCGCTCGAGACGGCGGGGACTGTCCGGGCCGAGGAGGACGAGGCCCCGGAGCCTCCGTAG
- a CDS encoding fatty acid desaturase family protein: MTRAPRPPPPTFDLPQLAVHALWWVWFPSFILSWDALGLAGRLGMCALGWVVLFWNYAVLHNHMHLSTARPKLANWVVSRTLGMACGFPYRGYYIHHFNHHKYNDGPGDWGRRRPGEGALRYCVRSALTPWFWPFETVGEVWRWAKKRNQRLELVLDFIAVDGTLLALVLWRPALGLAWWGVLLVGQVCILWLNLAAHFETDASHRDALGNTSTSRLYNLFFFNAGYHQAHHLKPQAPWYELPETTRELAASALVRPALITPLSPINPFWVARIIRRYSSRPCDPQTDSTITSGTPSAVT; this comes from the coding sequence CTTCGACTTGCCGCAGCTCGCGGTACACGCGCTGTGGTGGGTCTGGTTCCCGTCCTTCATCCTGAGCTGGGACGCGCTGGGCCTGGCGGGGCGGCTGGGGATGTGCGCGCTGGGCTGGGTGGTGCTGTTCTGGAACTACGCCGTCCTGCACAACCACATGCACCTGTCCACGGCCCGCCCGAAGCTGGCGAACTGGGTGGTGTCACGGACGCTGGGCATGGCGTGCGGCTTCCCCTACCGCGGCTACTACATCCACCACTTCAACCACCACAAGTACAACGACGGCCCGGGGGACTGGGGCCGGCGGCGCCCGGGCGAGGGGGCCCTGCGCTACTGCGTGCGCTCGGCGCTGACGCCCTGGTTCTGGCCCTTCGAGACGGTGGGCGAGGTGTGGCGCTGGGCGAAGAAGCGCAACCAGCGCCTGGAGCTGGTGCTGGACTTCATCGCCGTGGACGGCACCCTGCTGGCACTCGTCCTCTGGCGGCCGGCGCTGGGGCTGGCGTGGTGGGGCGTGCTGCTGGTGGGACAGGTGTGCATCCTCTGGCTGAACCTGGCGGCCCACTTCGAGACGGACGCCAGCCACCGTGACGCACTGGGCAATACTTCGACGTCGCGCCTGTACAACCTCTTCTTCTTCAACGCGGGCTACCACCAGGCCCACCACCTGAAGCCCCAGGCCCCCTGGTACGAGCTGCCGGAGACCACCCGGGAGCTTGCCGCCTCGGCCCTGGTCCGTCCGGCTCTCATCACCCCGCTTTCGCCCATTAATCCGTTCTGGGTGGCCCGAATCATTCGGCGCTATTCTTCCAGGCCGTGCGATCCGCAGACGGACTCGACGATTACCTCCGGGACCCCCTCGGCCGTTACGTAG
- a CDS encoding PH domain-containing protein, whose product MTDSHSSSPPSESASAEVALLSRLPAVLRPHQNLLTYYVLTSFLAGPGFPILLLLHYFRFQTLRYDLDSEGITVRWGILFRREVSLTYARIQDIHLSSNLVERWLGLAKIQVQTASGNAKAEITIEGLQAFEAMRDFLYSKMQGARDRTLPTARDAAQALPSSAEDALAATLREVAAEVRALRQDLGTPSAPPEKTDG is encoded by the coding sequence ATGACCGATTCACATTCGTCCTCGCCGCCCTCGGAGTCGGCCTCCGCGGAGGTGGCGCTGCTGTCGCGGCTTCCCGCCGTGCTGCGCCCGCACCAGAACCTGCTCACGTACTACGTGCTCACCTCGTTCCTGGCGGGGCCGGGCTTTCCCATCCTCCTGCTGCTGCACTACTTCCGCTTCCAGACGCTGCGGTACGACTTGGACTCGGAGGGCATCACCGTCCGCTGGGGCATCCTCTTCCGGCGCGAGGTCTCCCTCACCTACGCCCGCATCCAGGACATCCACCTGTCCAGCAACCTCGTGGAGCGGTGGCTGGGGCTGGCGAAAATCCAGGTGCAGACGGCGAGCGGCAACGCCAAGGCGGAAATCACCATCGAGGGCCTCCAGGCCTTCGAGGCGATGCGGGACTTCCTCTACTCGAAGATGCAGGGTGCCAGAGACCGCACATTGCCCACGGCTCGCGACGCGGCGCAGGCGCTCCCGTCCAGCGCGGAGGACGCCCTCGCCGCCACGCTGCGCGAGGTCGCCGCCGAGGTGCGCGCGCTCCGGCAGGACCTGGGCACTCCGTCAGCGCCTCCGGAGAAGACGGATGGCTGA
- a CDS encoding PH domain-containing protein, which yields MAELPHAWLLRLLKVPPAPVIPSGDVRVFRSAPAYRSYRVFLWAVRQVGLVAGLTVGAMFLSAVVPHINFPLSEKIAWGLEALAWLGFIVQLPFGFLVARIDYAFRWYVLSDRSLRLHEGIVSFQEKTMTFANIQQVSIQQNPIQRLLGISDVKVETAGGGGSSGSKDGGSGHGEHLHEAHFRGVSNPGEIRDVILARVRMHRDAGLGEHSMPERNEPASASAASLEAARELLTEMRALRQALPSRRP from the coding sequence ATGGCTGAGCTTCCCCACGCATGGCTCCTGCGGCTGTTGAAGGTTCCTCCCGCGCCCGTGATTCCGTCGGGCGACGTGCGCGTCTTCCGCTCCGCTCCGGCCTATCGCAGCTACCGGGTGTTCCTCTGGGCGGTGCGGCAGGTGGGCCTGGTCGCGGGCCTCACGGTCGGCGCGATGTTCCTCAGCGCCGTCGTCCCGCACATCAACTTTCCCCTGTCGGAGAAGATTGCCTGGGGCCTGGAGGCGCTGGCCTGGCTGGGCTTCATCGTCCAGCTCCCGTTCGGCTTCCTCGTCGCGCGCATCGACTACGCGTTCCGCTGGTACGTCCTCTCCGACCGGAGCCTGCGGCTTCACGAGGGCATCGTCTCCTTCCAGGAGAAGACGATGACCTTCGCGAACATCCAGCAGGTCTCCATCCAGCAGAACCCGATTCAGCGCCTGCTCGGCATCTCCGACGTGAAGGTGGAGACGGCCGGCGGCGGTGGCTCCTCGGGCTCGAAGGACGGCGGCTCCGGCCACGGTGAGCACCTGCACGAGGCGCACTTCCGCGGCGTGAGCAACCCCGGGGAGATTCGCGACGTCATCCTCGCTCGCGTGCGCATGCACCGCGACGCGGGCCTGGGGGAGCACTCCATGCCGGAGCGGAATGAGCCCGCCAGCGCCTCCGCCGCCTCGCTCGAGGCCGCGAGGGAATTGCTCACGGAGATGCGGGCGCTCCGGCAGGCACTGCCCTCCCGCAGGCCGTAG
- a CDS encoding TetR/AcrR family transcriptional regulator, which translates to MVSNTAAKGKRAVPLRARKDEDKEARRRLILDEALALYQSTSYADVKMADVAARAKLAKGTVFLYFPTKEALFLALLEDLLFSWFARLDGLLEHGEGRWTGTRLARTVAESLEGEESLTRLLAMLQTVLEQNVTAEQVLPFKERLLGALLSTGARVEQRLSFLKEGDGPRFLIHLHALVTGLRQMADVAPVARELLAQPHLAPLRVDFTGELTAALTTLLRGLESR; encoded by the coding sequence ATGGTCAGCAACACGGCGGCGAAGGGGAAGCGGGCCGTGCCCCTGCGGGCGCGGAAGGACGAGGACAAGGAGGCGCGGCGGCGGCTCATCCTCGATGAGGCGCTGGCGCTGTACCAGTCCACGTCCTACGCGGACGTGAAGATGGCGGACGTGGCGGCGCGGGCGAAGCTCGCGAAGGGGACGGTGTTCCTCTACTTCCCCACGAAGGAGGCGCTGTTCCTGGCGCTGCTGGAAGATTTGCTCTTCTCGTGGTTCGCCCGGCTGGACGGGCTCCTGGAGCACGGCGAGGGCCGGTGGACGGGGACGCGGCTGGCGCGCACGGTGGCCGAGTCGCTGGAGGGCGAGGAGTCGCTGACGCGGCTGTTGGCGATGCTCCAGACGGTGCTGGAGCAGAACGTGACGGCGGAGCAGGTACTGCCGTTCAAGGAGCGGCTCCTGGGTGCGCTCCTGAGCACCGGAGCCCGGGTGGAGCAGCGGCTCTCCTTCCTGAAGGAGGGAGACGGTCCGCGCTTCCTCATCCACCTGCACGCGCTGGTGACGGGCCTGCGGCAGATGGCGGACGTGGCACCGGTGGCGCGCGAGCTGCTCGCGCAGCCGCACCTGGCCCCGCTGCGCGTGGACTTCACCGGCGAGCTGACCGCCGCCCTCACCACCCTGCTGCGCGGGCTGGAGTCCCGCTGA
- a CDS encoding sensor histidine kinase, which yields MRKDAPSKPSYESDAYLRLRRRNLLLCAGGLLLSGASHQLTLGRMIPEVLVVHAAWSAIFVVLGLAVGAGWVPSRMTGALAALVSLAALMLDIRFTGGLASPFFPGLYAVPLIIAVFTPGRRQPTLVACVLTLVSLLVTCWWSGATPQETLAQVFSFAFVAWVSAYGGRTFRRLRDAEREADRERVEALQRLSESERLRSQSERNRAEMERLAVVGKLAAGVAHEVNNPLAFVKSNLGFLEEELGEPAPDVEELRRVLEETRQGVMRIQQIVADLRRFSRDTAETDERCAVGDAVDEAQRLASVRLRSLGEVMVDVAPDLPLVRISQRHLVQVLVNLLLNAADAMDTATPRRPARVVVSASAAEAGVRLEVEDNGPGIPESVLPRLFEPFFTTKPPGKGTGLGLALCREYVARSGGTLAVENRPEGGARFTLNLPGAVGRRPG from the coding sequence TTGCGCAAGGACGCCCCTTCCAAGCCGTCTTACGAGTCGGACGCCTATCTGCGGCTGCGGCGCCGCAACCTGCTGCTGTGCGCCGGGGGGCTCCTGCTGTCCGGCGCCTCGCACCAGTTGACGCTCGGCCGGATGATTCCGGAGGTCCTCGTCGTCCACGCGGCGTGGAGCGCCATCTTCGTCGTGCTGGGCCTGGCGGTGGGCGCCGGGTGGGTGCCGTCCCGGATGACGGGCGCGCTCGCCGCGCTGGTCAGCCTCGCCGCGCTGATGCTCGACATCCGCTTCACCGGGGGGCTCGCCAGTCCCTTCTTCCCCGGCCTGTACGCGGTGCCGCTCATCATCGCCGTCTTCACGCCGGGGCGCCGGCAGCCCACGCTGGTGGCGTGCGTGCTGACGCTGGTGTCCCTGCTGGTGACGTGCTGGTGGTCCGGCGCGACGCCCCAGGAGACGCTGGCGCAGGTCTTCTCCTTCGCCTTCGTCGCGTGGGTGTCCGCGTACGGCGGGAGGACGTTCCGCCGCCTGCGCGACGCGGAGCGCGAGGCGGACCGGGAGCGCGTGGAGGCGCTGCAGCGGCTGTCGGAGAGCGAGCGGCTGCGCTCCCAGTCCGAGCGCAACCGCGCGGAGATGGAGCGGCTGGCGGTGGTGGGCAAGCTGGCCGCGGGCGTGGCGCACGAGGTGAACAACCCGCTGGCCTTCGTGAAGTCCAACCTGGGCTTCCTGGAGGAGGAGCTGGGCGAGCCCGCGCCGGACGTGGAGGAGTTGCGGCGCGTGCTGGAGGAGACGCGGCAGGGGGTGATGCGCATCCAGCAGATTGTCGCGGACCTGCGCCGCTTCTCGCGCGACACGGCGGAGACCGACGAGCGCTGCGCGGTGGGCGACGCGGTGGACGAGGCCCAGCGGCTGGCGTCGGTGCGGCTGCGCAGCCTGGGCGAGGTGATGGTGGACGTGGCCCCGGACCTGCCCCTCGTGCGCATCAGCCAGCGCCACCTGGTGCAGGTGCTCGTGAATCTGCTGCTCAACGCCGCGGACGCGATGGACACGGCAACGCCCCGGCGCCCGGCGCGCGTCGTCGTGAGCGCCTCGGCCGCGGAAGCCGGCGTGAGACTGGAGGTGGAGGACAACGGCCCGGGCATTCCCGAGTCCGTGCTGCCACGCCTCTTCGAGCCCTTCTTCACCACCAAGCCCCCGGGCAAGGGCACCGGCCTGGGACTGGCGCTGTGCCGCGAGTACGTGGCGCGCTCCGGAGGCACGCTGGCGGTGGAGAACCGCCCGGAAGGCGGTGCCCGCTTCACCCTGAACCTGCCCGGCGCCGTGGGCCGCCGCCCGGGCTGA
- a CDS encoding glutathione S-transferase family protein has product MMKLYFAPKTRSTRPRWMLEELGIPYELVTVDLSKGEHKRPDYLRVHPMGSVPALEDDGQAVFESAAILEHLADRFPEKGLAPAVGTPARGEYYAWMMFCMATLEPALATVASHTHFLPEAERVPSEAERGRKRFAELARMLEEKLRGREFLVGDGFTAADVLLASILGWARGSGLLADFPGLQAYVQRHMARPAAQRAMK; this is encoded by the coding sequence ATGATGAAGCTCTATTTCGCCCCGAAGACGCGCTCCACCCGCCCTCGCTGGATGCTGGAGGAGCTGGGCATTCCCTACGAGCTCGTCACCGTCGACCTGTCGAAGGGGGAGCACAAGCGTCCCGACTATCTGCGCGTCCACCCCATGGGCTCCGTGCCCGCGCTGGAGGACGACGGGCAGGCCGTCTTCGAGTCCGCCGCCATCCTCGAGCACCTCGCGGACCGCTTCCCGGAGAAGGGGCTGGCCCCGGCCGTGGGCACGCCAGCGCGCGGCGAGTACTACGCGTGGATGATGTTCTGCATGGCCACGCTGGAGCCGGCGCTCGCCACGGTGGCCTCGCACACGCACTTCCTGCCGGAGGCCGAGCGTGTGCCGTCGGAGGCGGAGCGGGGCCGCAAGCGCTTCGCGGAGCTGGCCCGCATGCTGGAGGAGAAGCTGCGCGGGCGGGAGTTCCTCGTGGGTGACGGCTTCACCGCCGCGGACGTGCTGCTGGCCTCCATCCTCGGCTGGGCCCGGGGCTCCGGGCTGCTGGCGGACTTCCCCGGCCTCCAGGCCTACGTGCAGCGGCACATGGCCCGTCCGGCCGCACAGCGCGCGATGAAGTAG
- a CDS encoding phospholipase D family protein, whose product MRPIEAELLAGSALYREVVLEKLLHARESVWMATANVKAMFVEHGGRFVPLVEVLDKLAARGVALRLLHAELPSRPFRAAFDKKARLVEGGLGLKVCPRVHFKAVVVDGAWAYLGSANLTGAGLGAKSDTVRNFELGFVTEDFDVIDRVTALYEAVWSGAECRTCRLRAVCPDPILPAGGRLEQKRGAARLGKARRLRRHTSETR is encoded by the coding sequence ATGCGTCCGATTGAAGCGGAGCTCCTGGCCGGCAGCGCGCTGTACCGCGAGGTGGTGCTGGAGAAGCTGCTCCACGCGCGCGAGTCGGTGTGGATGGCCACGGCCAACGTGAAGGCGATGTTCGTGGAGCACGGGGGCCGCTTCGTGCCGCTGGTGGAGGTGCTGGACAAGCTCGCCGCGCGGGGCGTGGCGCTGCGGCTCCTGCACGCGGAGCTGCCGAGTCGCCCCTTCCGCGCGGCCTTCGACAAGAAGGCGCGGCTCGTCGAGGGGGGCCTGGGGCTCAAGGTGTGCCCGCGGGTGCACTTCAAGGCGGTGGTGGTGGACGGGGCGTGGGCGTACCTGGGCAGCGCCAACCTCACCGGCGCGGGGCTGGGGGCCAAGAGCGACACGGTGCGCAATTTCGAATTGGGCTTCGTCACCGAGGACTTCGACGTCATCGACCGGGTGACGGCGCTCTACGAGGCGGTGTGGAGCGGCGCCGAGTGCCGCACGTGTCGACTGCGCGCGGTCTGCCCTGACCCAATCTTGCCGGCTGGCGGGAGGTTGGAGCAAAAGCGGGGCGCCGCTCGGCTGGGCAAGGCGCGACGCTTGAGGCGCCACACCTCGGAGACCCGCTGA
- a CDS encoding aldehyde dehydrogenase family protein: protein MLEAVPSPIDMKPSAELKRLRSVFEDQRAHRWNMSRTTAAERIARLKRLREAIVARRVELADAIHRDFRKPAMEVELTEVHPTLEELNHTVKHLKSWMKPTRVGTPLLLAGSSSHVRYEARGVVLVLSPWNYPFQLLMAPLIAAIAAGNTVICKPSEKTPHTSRFMARLVKDVFPENEVALFEGGADLAEALLELPFDHIFFTGNPRIGRKVMEAAAKHLASVTLELGGKSPVIIDETADLTAAAERICWGKFLNGGQTCVAPDYAFVHASRERAFLDALKAVITRFYGDTETERQASPDFARIIEPMAWRRVKDMVDRSVAVGAKVEVGGLADGPSRYVAPTVLSGVKADMAIMEGEIFGPVLPVMTYEKREEVYAHVQAGGKPLALYVFSQDKRAIEDVFRNTTSGGAVVNNVLIHVANPNLPFGGVGMSGLGHYHGIYGFKTFSHERAVTVQWMKSLASVFFPPYRGKAQEMASRATRLME, encoded by the coding sequence ATGCTTGAAGCCGTCCCCTCCCCCATCGACATGAAGCCTTCAGCCGAGCTCAAGCGCCTGCGCTCGGTCTTCGAGGACCAGCGCGCGCACCGGTGGAACATGTCGCGCACCACCGCCGCCGAGCGCATCGCCCGCCTGAAGCGCCTGCGCGAGGCGATTGTCGCCCGGCGCGTGGAGCTGGCGGACGCCATCCACCGCGACTTCCGCAAGCCCGCCATGGAGGTGGAGCTGACGGAGGTGCACCCCACGCTGGAGGAGCTGAACCACACGGTGAAGCACCTCAAGTCGTGGATGAAGCCCACGCGCGTGGGCACGCCGCTGCTCCTGGCGGGCTCGTCCAGTCACGTGCGCTACGAAGCGCGCGGCGTGGTGCTCGTGTTGTCGCCGTGGAACTACCCCTTCCAGCTCCTGATGGCGCCACTGATTGCCGCCATCGCCGCGGGCAACACCGTCATCTGCAAGCCCAGCGAGAAGACGCCGCACACCTCGCGCTTCATGGCGCGGCTGGTGAAGGACGTCTTCCCGGAGAACGAGGTGGCCCTCTTCGAGGGTGGCGCGGACCTGGCGGAGGCGCTGCTGGAGCTGCCCTTCGACCACATCTTCTTCACCGGCAACCCGCGCATCGGGCGGAAGGTGATGGAGGCGGCGGCGAAGCACCTGGCCAGCGTGACGCTGGAGCTGGGCGGCAAGTCGCCCGTCATCATCGACGAGACGGCGGACCTCACCGCCGCGGCGGAGCGCATCTGTTGGGGCAAGTTCCTCAACGGCGGCCAGACGTGCGTGGCGCCGGACTACGCCTTCGTCCACGCCTCGCGCGAGCGCGCGTTCCTGGACGCGCTGAAGGCCGTCATCACCCGCTTCTACGGCGACACGGAGACGGAGCGGCAGGCGAGCCCGGACTTCGCGCGCATCATCGAACCCATGGCGTGGCGGCGGGTGAAGGACATGGTCGACCGCTCGGTGGCCGTGGGAGCGAAGGTGGAGGTCGGAGGCCTGGCGGACGGGCCCTCGCGCTACGTGGCCCCCACCGTGCTGTCGGGCGTGAAGGCGGACATGGCCATCATGGAGGGCGAAATCTTCGGCCCCGTGCTGCCGGTGATGACCTACGAGAAGCGTGAAGAGGTCTACGCCCACGTGCAGGCGGGCGGGAAGCCGCTGGCGCTCTACGTGTTCAGCCAGGACAAGCGGGCGATTGAAGACGTCTTCCGGAACACCACGTCCGGGGGCGCGGTGGTGAACAACGTCCTCATCCACGTGGCCAACCCCAACCTGCCGTTTGGCGGGGTGGGAATGAGCGGCCTGGGGCACTACCACGGCATCTACGGCTTCAAGACGTTCAGCCACGAGCGGGCCGTGACGGTGCAGTGGATGAAGTCGCTCGCTTCGGTGTTCTTCCCGCCGTATCGCGGAAAGGCGCAGGAAATGGCCTCCCGCGCCACCCGGCTGATGGAGTAG